Genomic segment of Paenibacillus polymyxa:
TGATTTTTAATGTGTGATGTTCCTTCCTAGTGGCTGTTTTACGTGCTCATTAGGTAGTATTTTGTAGGAGTTCCAAGGGGCGCCCAAATGGGCGTCCCTTTTCTTCTCATTAACCAGCCCGGGTGTATTTGAATATTTGAACTCATTGTTTTAGGCTTTTTTCTTAGAGCGTATGGTTTTACCCGTGGATGAAGAGTACCGGCCGTAGCCTACTGCATATCTGAATATTTTATGATAGAGGCTTTTGTTTGGAAGGGAAGAGAACACCTTAATTGCTGGTCTCGTATTAACCTCCAGAATCCACGGATAATTTTGCTGATCCAGTCCCACATCTAATCCAATTTCCCTTAAACGTGGGTATCTTTTTTGCAACTGCCAGGCTACCCGTTCGCCCATTTTTGATAATTTTTTCTCCAGTCGTACAGCTTCCTTTACATCCATGTATGGAGCGACCAGCTCATTGAAAAAGCGCGTTGTTCCACCGCTGTGATGATTGGTGACGACTTTGTCAGGAGCAGCTACGCGTCCTACAATAAGCGTTGTTTCCCATTGGTGTCTCAAATTCATCTGGGTTAATACCCTCAGATCGAAAGGGCGTGCTTCATGCTGAAGAAGTGGAATTCCACGCTGGATCAGATATGGACGTTTTCGTATGCGGGAAGAAACCACTTTATGCAGATCTTCTAGACTTTCGAAGGTGAAGGTATCTACTTCATAGCGAAGCACATACCAAGTTCTCTCTTCGATAATTCCTTCTTCTGTCGGCGGAAGCGGCTCTGTCAGCCTCTCTGCCCGCATAACCCCTTTTCCATAAGTACCGTTATCCGGCTTAATATAGACAGTACCATACACGGCCAACATTTCGTTCAAGTGATCAAATGTGTACAACCGTGTTTCTGGTACATAAGCCGCCAATGTCGGATTGGGGAGAATGGCATTTGTTTTGGTCCACTTACTGGATACTCGCTGAATAGACAAGTAATCTCATCCCTTTCTTTTCGAAATATGAGTCATGTACTTGGAATCCGCAACAGTTTGACAAAACAAGGGAAACTAAAGGACAAGCGCGTAAAACAATGATATAATAGAGAAATACGGCGTTTTTCGGAATTTTGCTAAGTGAACCCTGACCGTATACGTATTGTATGTGGAAAAGGCCCTTAGGGTGGGGGCTAATCCCCAGCTCTGGGGAATTTGTTATAATCAGGGCTTGTGAGTTGTACAAGAGATAGCAATCTGCTACTCGCAGAAAGAGAATGACGAGGGATTTACGCTGTAAAGAGGACAGATGCGTTTAATTGTGCTCTTTTTGTGAAAGTAATATAATTACACAGATGAGGATTTCAGCCAAAATCCTGCGCAGAGAGCGGAGTGTATAGGCAGTATCTTGTTAGGCTTTTCACATAGAGAGCATTGTATTGAAGGATAAGAAGGAGGACCAGCATGGCGGATCAAAATAACTCGCAAATCATCAATAGGGATATCGGAGTGGAAATGCGCGAATCCTTTATGGATTATGCCATGAGTATTATTGTTAGCCGTGCCTTGCCTGATGTGCGGGACGGACTGAAGCCGGTACACCGTCGTATTTTGTATGCGATGTCCGAGCTAGGCATGTCGCCAGATAAGCCTTACAAAAAATCGGCAAGAATTGTCGGCGAAGTTATCGGTAAATATCACCCTCATGGTGATACGGCTGTATATGATACGATGGTGCGGATGGCGCAGGATTTTTCCTTGCGTTATATGTTGGTGGATGGACACGGTAACTTTGGCTCCGTGGATGGAGATATGGCGGCTGCGATGCGTTACACCGAAGCACGGTTGTCCAAGATTGCCATGGAAATGCTACGTGATTTGAACAAAGAGACCGTTGATTTTATGCCGAACTACGATGGTGAAGAGAGCGAGCCCGTTGTATTACCTGCACGTTATCCTAACTTGCTGGTGAATGGCGTCGGCGGAATTGCAGTCGGGATGGCTACCAATATTCCTCCGCATAACTTGGGAGAGGTTATCGATGGTGTACAAGCACTAATCGAAAATCCTGACATTACGCCGATGGAACTTATGGATTATATTCAAGGGCCGGATTTCCCGACAGCAGGTTATATTTTAGGACGCTCTGGTATTCGTCAGGCGTACCAGACTGGCCGCGGATCTGTGACCATGCGTGCGAAGACCACCATAGAAGAGATTGGCAATAAAGCACGGATTATCGTGCATGAGCTGCCTTACCAAGTGAATAAGGCTCGTCTGGTCGAGAAAATTGCCGAATTAGTACGTGACAAACGTATTGAAGGCATTACGGATCTTCGGGATGAATCGGACCGTACGGGTATGCGTGTCGTTATTGAGTTGCGTAGAGACGTGAACCCGAATGTCGTTCTGAATAATTTGTTTAAACATACGGCCATGCAGTCGAATTTTGGTATTAATATGCTTGCCATTGTAAACAACGAACCGAAGATTTTGAACCTGAAGGATGTCTTGTATCATTATCTCAAACATCAGGTCGAGGTTATTCGT
This window contains:
- a CDS encoding YheC/YheD family protein; the encoded protein is MSIQRVSSKWTKTNAILPNPTLAAYVPETRLYTFDHLNEMLAVYGTVYIKPDNGTYGKGVMRAERLTEPLPPTEEGIIEERTWYVLRYEVDTFTFESLEDLHKVVSSRIRKRPYLIQRGIPLLQHEARPFDLRVLTQMNLRHQWETTLIVGRVAAPDKVVTNHHSGGTTRFFNELVAPYMDVKEAVRLEKKLSKMGERVAWQLQKRYPRLREIGLDVGLDQQNYPWILEVNTRPAIKVFSSLPNKSLYHKIFRYAVGYGRYSSSTGKTIRSKKKA